One window of the Thermococcus sp. P6 genome contains the following:
- a CDS encoding 50S ribosomal protein L34e encodes MKPMYRSRSWRRKYVRTPGGRTVIHFERKKPKVAHCAMCGRPLNGVPRGRSSALRKLPKTAKRPERPYPNLCPECMRKVMKAQVRAGLV; translated from the coding sequence ATGAAGCCGATGTACAGATCAAGGTCATGGAGGCGGAAGTACGTCAGGACCCCGGGCGGAAGGACGGTCATACACTTTGAGAGGAAGAAGCCCAAGGTAGCCCACTGCGCCATGTGCGGCAGGCCGCTCAACGGTGTCCCCCGCGGCAGGTCTTCCGCTCTCAGGAAGCTCCCCAAAACTGCAAAGAGGCCCGAGAGGCCCTACCCGAACCTCTGCCCGGAGTGCATGAGGAAGGTCATGAAGGCCCAGGTCAGGGCAGGCCTCGTATGA
- a CDS encoding DNA-directed RNA polymerase subunit D, whose protein sequence is MEPKFRILEKKGDSIKFIVEGIDVTFANALRRTILSEVPTFAVDEVEFFENDSALFDEIIAHRLAMIPLTTPPDRFSLDSLELDETTVTLSLQAEGPGMVYSGDLRSDDPDVKPANPDIPIVKLAEGQKLTLNAHARLGRGKDHAKWQPGFVYYKYLTRLHVDKEVPDWKELEELGKRRGLPVEEREGELIITTTKAFYLPAKFEAYEGKGISEEIVPGAFVFTVETNGEIPVEETVSLALKILMRKSDRFISELHKLASD, encoded by the coding sequence ATGGAGCCAAAATTCCGGATTCTCGAGAAAAAGGGGGACTCGATCAAGTTCATCGTGGAGGGAATTGACGTAACCTTCGCCAACGCCCTGAGGAGGACCATCCTCTCCGAGGTCCCCACCTTTGCCGTCGACGAGGTCGAGTTCTTCGAGAACGATTCGGCCCTCTTCGATGAGATAATAGCCCACCGACTGGCCATGATTCCCCTCACCACGCCCCCTGACAGGTTCTCGCTCGATTCCCTCGAGCTTGATGAAACCACCGTCACTCTGTCCCTTCAGGCAGAGGGGCCGGGGATGGTTTACTCGGGCGACCTGAGGAGCGACGATCCGGACGTCAAACCGGCCAACCCGGACATACCGATAGTCAAGCTCGCGGAGGGCCAGAAGCTTACCCTCAACGCCCATGCAAGGCTCGGCCGCGGTAAGGACCACGCCAAGTGGCAGCCGGGTTTCGTCTACTACAAGTACCTCACGAGGCTACACGTTGATAAGGAAGTTCCGGACTGGAAGGAACTCGAAGAGCTCGGGAAGAGGCGCGGTCTTCCAGTTGAGGAAAGGGAAGGAGAGTTGATCATCACGACCACCAAGGCCTTCTACCTTCCGGCGAAATTCGAAGCCTACGAAGGGAAGGGCATAAGTGAGGAGATAGTGCCCGGAGCGTTCGTGTTTACGGTCGAGACCAACGGGGAAATTCCGGTTGAGGAAACGGTAAGCTTAGCACTCAAAATCCTGATGAGGAAGAGCGATAGATTTATAAGCGAACTCCATAAATTAGCGTCCGACTGA
- a CDS encoding RNA-guided pseudouridylation complex pseudouridine synthase subunit Cbf5, with translation MAGNGVRKILPADVKRKIIVKDENAETNPKWGFQPEERPMEMHMQFGIINLDKPPGPTSHEVVAWVKRLLNLSKAGHGGTLDPKVSGILPVALERATRVVQALLPAGKEYVALMHLHDDVPEGKIRAVMKEFEGEIIQRPPLRSAVKRRLRTRRVYYIEILEVDNRDVLFRVGVEAGTYIRSLIHHIGLALGVGAHMAELRRTRSGPFKEDETLVTLHDLVDYYHFWKDDGIEDYFRRAIQPMEKAVEHLPKVWIRDSAVSAVTHGADLAVPGIVKLHRSIRRGDLVAVMTLKDELVALGKATMGSEEMLNKSRGIAVDVEKVFMPRDWYPKMW, from the coding sequence ATGGCCGGGAATGGGGTGAGAAAGATCCTGCCGGCGGATGTGAAGAGGAAAATCATCGTTAAGGATGAAAACGCCGAAACGAATCCAAAGTGGGGGTTTCAACCGGAAGAGAGGCCCATGGAAATGCACATGCAGTTCGGGATAATAAACCTCGATAAACCCCCGGGCCCAACGAGTCACGAGGTCGTTGCGTGGGTCAAGAGGCTCCTCAACCTGAGTAAGGCCGGCCACGGAGGGACCCTTGATCCAAAGGTCAGCGGTATCCTCCCGGTTGCCCTGGAAAGGGCCACGAGGGTCGTTCAGGCCCTGCTTCCCGCGGGTAAGGAGTACGTTGCCCTGATGCACCTTCATGACGACGTTCCCGAGGGCAAAATCCGGGCCGTTATGAAGGAGTTCGAGGGCGAGATAATCCAGAGGCCCCCGCTGAGAAGCGCCGTCAAGAGGCGGCTCAGGACGAGGAGGGTTTACTACATTGAGATACTTGAGGTCGACAACCGGGACGTTCTCTTCCGGGTTGGCGTCGAGGCCGGGACGTACATCCGATCGCTCATCCATCACATCGGCCTTGCCCTCGGCGTGGGTGCCCACATGGCCGAGCTCCGTCGTACCAGAAGCGGCCCCTTCAAAGAGGACGAAACCCTCGTGACGCTGCACGATCTCGTGGACTACTACCACTTCTGGAAAGACGACGGTATAGAGGACTACTTCCGCAGGGCCATCCAGCCCATGGAGAAGGCCGTGGAGCACCTCCCCAAGGTGTGGATAAGGGACTCGGCCGTTTCTGCCGTGACCCACGGTGCGGATCTGGCGGTTCCTGGCATCGTTAAACTCCACAGGAGCATCAGAAGGGGCGACCTCGTTGCAGTTATGACGCTCAAGGACGAGCTCGTTGCCCTCGGAAAGGCCACCATGGGGAGCGAAGAGATGCTTAATAAGAGCAGGGGGATAGCGGTCGACGTTGAGAAGGTCTTCATGCCGAGGGACTGGTATCCGAAGATGTGGTGA
- the cmk gene encoding (d)CMP kinase, giving the protein MPKGCLVITVSGLAGSGTTTLCRNLARHYGFKHVYAGLIFREMAREKGMSLEEFQKYAELHPEVDREVDRRQIEAARECNVVIEGRLAGWMVEEADLKIWLDAPIMERARRVARREHIPVERAFVKIAEREKDNRKRYLNLYGIDVEDRSIYDLVINTAKWGPGGVFNIVKAAIDHLYPDGDAGSG; this is encoded by the coding sequence ATGCCAAAGGGCTGCCTCGTCATAACGGTCAGCGGGCTGGCGGGTTCCGGAACCACAACCCTCTGCAGGAATCTCGCCAGACACTACGGGTTCAAACACGTCTACGCCGGGTTGATCTTCAGGGAGATGGCCCGGGAAAAGGGGATGTCCCTCGAGGAGTTCCAGAAGTACGCGGAGCTCCACCCCGAAGTCGACAGGGAGGTTGACAGGAGGCAGATCGAGGCGGCCAGGGAGTGTAACGTTGTCATCGAAGGTCGTCTCGCCGGCTGGATGGTCGAGGAGGCCGACCTGAAGATATGGCTCGATGCTCCCATAATGGAGCGCGCCAGGAGGGTTGCGAGGAGGGAGCACATTCCCGTCGAGAGGGCCTTCGTGAAAATCGCCGAGCGCGAAAAGGACAACAGGAAAAGGTATTTAAACCTCTACGGGATCGATGTTGAGGACAGGTCGATTTACGACCTGGTAATAAATACCGCCAAATGGGGTCCCGGTGGCGTCTTCAACATAGTGAAGGCCGCCATCGACCACCTTTACCCCGACGGTGACGCGGGGTCCGGTTAG
- a CDS encoding lipopolysaccharide biosynthesis protein → MSYERKILLRHSLASILSLGLTGLTRFLYSAIVARRFGLRELGMANSLISQAFFLAIPLSFFAVALGKYASQFLGSGDADSIRSMTLPSFLLPLAGLLLLPVNGYLGILSTLRGIQLTLRSFLYGIHRGEHYAYVMILAFPGFFIGLLLPDVFAPYLLFLGLTALAALFYMVRFDLLGRPRRREMGLLVKYSSFAFLGTLSGVFLIQGPYFMSEYLSGPEVSGVVSAALSTAFLLTYLPQILQSAITPIFSYEYGRNEKGYVKLLTEKTTSLLILATGVTVFLLMLPGRETLSAIFGFDVGPALYTALMAMEIYIAYNPTIVALNATAYVKKGTLVALSGALVALFSWLYLIPAFGAVGVTVGLMLGYAAILAGVTRYGAMLLGVSRRIYAPLGVALLLQSSVFISKYALTLAFLLFLLYEREEVREAMGIIRSLRNGEN, encoded by the coding sequence ATGAGCTACGAAAGGAAGATCCTTCTTCGCCATTCTCTGGCCTCCATCCTCTCCCTCGGCCTCACCGGACTAACGAGGTTCCTGTACAGCGCGATAGTTGCCAGACGTTTTGGCCTCCGGGAACTCGGAATGGCGAATTCCCTCATCTCTCAGGCTTTCTTTCTGGCGATACCCCTGAGCTTCTTTGCGGTGGCCCTCGGCAAGTACGCCTCGCAGTTTCTGGGAAGCGGTGATGCCGACTCAATACGCTCCATGACCCTCCCGTCCTTCCTCCTTCCCCTCGCGGGATTGCTCCTCCTGCCGGTCAACGGTTACCTCGGGATCCTCTCAACCCTCCGGGGGATTCAGCTGACCCTCAGGAGCTTCCTCTACGGAATACACAGGGGGGAGCACTACGCTTACGTGATGATTCTGGCCTTTCCGGGCTTTTTCATAGGCCTGTTGCTTCCCGATGTCTTTGCACCCTACCTCCTCTTCCTCGGGCTGACGGCCCTCGCGGCGCTCTTTTACATGGTGAGGTTCGACCTCCTTGGAAGGCCCCGTCGCCGGGAGATGGGTCTCCTCGTGAAGTATTCCTCCTTCGCCTTTCTGGGGACCCTGTCAGGAGTCTTTCTGATACAGGGGCCCTACTTCATGAGCGAGTACCTGTCCGGTCCGGAGGTGAGCGGGGTTGTGTCTGCCGCGCTCTCAACCGCGTTTCTCCTGACCTATCTGCCCCAGATCCTCCAGTCCGCGATAACCCCGATTTTCTCCTACGAATACGGCAGGAACGAGAAGGGTTACGTTAAACTGCTCACTGAGAAGACCACGTCCCTTTTAATCCTCGCCACGGGCGTTACGGTCTTTCTTCTAATGCTGCCCGGCAGGGAAACCCTCTCGGCGATATTCGGCTTTGACGTTGGCCCGGCCCTCTACACGGCCCTCATGGCCATGGAGATCTACATAGCCTACAACCCCACCATAGTTGCCCTAAACGCCACGGCCTACGTCAAAAAAGGAACCCTTGTAGCTCTATCCGGTGCCCTCGTGGCCCTCTTCTCATGGCTCTACCTCATACCGGCCTTTGGAGCAGTGGGCGTGACGGTGGGTCTGATGCTCGGCTATGCTGCCATACTCGCTGGAGTTACCCGCTACGGAGCGATGCTCCTCGGCGTATCCCGGAGGATATACGCACCTCTTGGAGTGGCCCTGCTCCTCCAGTCCTCGGTCTTCATCTCGAAGTACGCCCTGACGCTCGCCTTCCTGCTCTTCCTCCTCTACGAGAGAGAAGAAGTGCGGGAAGCCATGGGAATCATCCGGTCCCTTCGGAACGGAGAAAACTGA
- the mtnP gene encoding S-methyl-5'-thioadenosine phosphorylase translates to MPRIAIIGGSGVYDPEILENVRELFVGTPYGDVRVKVGEYDGEEIVFLARHGEKHNTPPHRVNYRANIWALHELGVERILSTSAVGSLNEAMKPGDFVILDQLMDFTKTRHYTFYDGEESPHDRKFVAHVDFTDPYCPELRKALITSAKELGFNYHPTGTYACMEGPRFETRAEIRALKILGADVVGMTQCPEAALARELEMCYASVAIVTNFAAGMSGEKLTHREVVELMEKKSEEIKYLLMGAIKHIPKERHCACKDALKGATGE, encoded by the coding sequence ATGCCAAGGATAGCCATTATCGGAGGTTCGGGGGTTTACGATCCAGAGATTCTGGAAAACGTTAGAGAGCTGTTTGTGGGCACGCCCTACGGAGACGTCAGGGTGAAGGTAGGCGAGTACGATGGGGAGGAGATAGTTTTTCTGGCAAGGCACGGGGAAAAGCACAACACCCCCCCGCACAGGGTGAACTACCGCGCCAACATCTGGGCCCTTCACGAGCTTGGCGTGGAAAGGATACTTTCAACCTCGGCCGTGGGCTCGCTCAACGAGGCCATGAAGCCGGGTGATTTCGTTATCCTCGACCAGCTCATGGACTTCACGAAGACGAGGCACTACACTTTCTACGACGGCGAGGAGAGCCCCCACGACAGGAAGTTCGTGGCCCACGTGGACTTCACGGATCCCTACTGCCCGGAGCTCAGGAAGGCTTTGATAACTTCGGCGAAAGAGCTCGGCTTCAATTACCACCCAACGGGAACCTACGCCTGCATGGAAGGGCCGCGCTTTGAGACGAGGGCCGAGATAAGGGCCCTTAAGATCCTCGGGGCGGACGTCGTTGGGATGACCCAGTGTCCGGAGGCCGCTCTGGCGAGGGAGCTCGAGATGTGCTACGCGAGCGTTGCCATAGTTACAAACTTCGCCGCGGGAATGAGCGGGGAAAAACTCACCCACAGGGAAGTCGTCGAGCTCATGGAGAAGAAGAGTGAGGAGATAAAGTACCTACTGATGGGAGCGATCAAGCACATCCCGAAGGAGCGGCACTGTGCCTGCAAGGACGCCCTGAAGGGCGCCACCGGAGAGTGA
- a CDS encoding 30S ribosomal protein S11 translates to MSEEVQQVNLKKKDKWGVAHIYSSYNNTIIHITDITGAETVSRWSGGMVVKADRDEPSPYAAMIAARRAAEEAMEKGFVGVHIKVRAPGGSKSKSPGPGAQAAIRALARAGLRIGRVEDVTPIPHDGTRPKGGRRGRRV, encoded by the coding sequence ATGAGTGAGGAAGTTCAGCAGGTTAACCTTAAGAAGAAGGATAAGTGGGGAGTCGCGCACATCTACTCAAGCTACAACAACACCATAATCCACATCACTGACATTACGGGGGCCGAGACGGTCTCGAGATGGAGCGGTGGTATGGTTGTGAAGGCCGACAGGGACGAGCCCTCTCCCTACGCTGCCATGATAGCCGCCAGAAGGGCGGCCGAAGAGGCCATGGAAAAGGGCTTCGTCGGCGTCCACATCAAGGTTCGCGCCCCCGGAGGGAGCAAAAGCAAGAGCCCCGGACCGGGTGCTCAGGCGGCTATACGTGCCCTGGCCAGGGCCGGCCTCAGGATAGGCAGGGTTGAGGACGTCACCCCGATTCCGCACGACGGTACCCGGCCGAAGGGCGGGAGAAGGGGCAGGCGCGTCTGA
- the rpsB gene encoding 30S ribosomal protein S2 gives MEEYLVPLDQYLAAGVHIGTQQKTQDMKKFIYRVRQDGLYVLDVRKTDERLRTAGKFLARFDPEGILAVSVRLYGQKPVKKFGDVTGARSIPGRFLPGTMTNPNVRNFIEPDVLVVTDPRADHQAVKEAIEVGIPIVALVDTENFLSYVDLAIPTNNKGRKALALIYWILAREVLYNRKEIETREDFKVPVEDFEMQIIRT, from the coding sequence ATGGAGGAATATCTCGTTCCACTCGATCAGTACCTTGCCGCGGGTGTCCACATAGGCACCCAGCAGAAGACCCAGGACATGAAGAAGTTCATCTACCGCGTCAGGCAGGACGGCCTCTACGTTCTCGACGTCAGGAAGACCGACGAGAGGCTCAGAACGGCCGGTAAGTTCCTCGCCAGATTCGATCCGGAGGGCATACTCGCGGTCAGCGTCAGGCTCTACGGCCAGAAGCCCGTCAAGAAGTTCGGGGACGTTACGGGCGCGAGGTCAATTCCCGGGCGTTTCCTCCCCGGAACGATGACCAATCCAAACGTCAGGAACTTCATCGAGCCGGACGTTCTCGTCGTCACGGACCCAAGGGCCGACCATCAGGCGGTGAAGGAGGCCATTGAGGTAGGCATACCGATAGTGGCCCTCGTCGATACCGAGAACTTCCTCAGCTACGTTGACCTCGCCATACCGACCAACAACAAGGGCAGGAAGGCTCTGGCTCTGATCTACTGGATACTGGCGAGGGAAGTCCTCTACAACAGGAAGGAGATAGAAACCCGGGAGGACTTCAAGGTTCCGGTAGAGGATTTTGAGATGCAGATCATCAGAACCTGA
- the rplM gene encoding 50S ribosomal protein L13, whose amino-acid sequence MRIINAEGLILGRLASKVARMLLDGEEVIVVNADKAIITGNREDVFARYKRRTGLRTRTNPRRGPFYPKRSDEIVRRTIRGMLPWKTDRGRKAFRRLKVYAGVPKELEGKEFEVIMEAHMSRLATPKYVTVGEVARFLGGKF is encoded by the coding sequence ATGAGGATAATCAACGCTGAGGGGCTCATACTCGGGAGGCTTGCCTCGAAGGTCGCCAGAATGCTCCTCGATGGGGAGGAAGTCATCGTGGTCAACGCCGACAAGGCCATCATCACCGGTAACAGGGAGGACGTCTTTGCCAGATACAAGCGGAGAACCGGACTTAGAACTAGAACCAACCCGAGGAGGGGACCGTTCTATCCAAAGAGGAGCGATGAGATAGTGAGGAGAACCATCAGGGGAATGCTCCCGTGGAAAACCGACCGCGGGAGAAAGGCCTTCAGAAGGCTAAAGGTTTACGCCGGCGTTCCAAAGGAGCTCGAGGGCAAAGAGTTCGAGGTAATAATGGAGGCCCACATGTCCAGACTCGCAACGCCGAAGTACGTTACGGTTGGTGAAGTGGCCAGGTTCCTCGGTGGAAAGTTCTGA
- a CDS encoding 50S ribosomal protein L14e — protein sequence MPAIEVGRLAVIIAGRRAGEKVVVVDVIDRNFVLVTGAGLNRVKRRRMNIKHLEPLPERVNIERGADDEAVKAALEEAGISLE from the coding sequence ATGCCAGCCATTGAAGTGGGAAGACTCGCCGTGATAATAGCCGGAAGGAGAGCCGGGGAGAAGGTCGTCGTCGTTGACGTTATAGACAGGAACTTCGTCCTCGTTACCGGCGCCGGCCTCAACAGGGTCAAGCGCAGGAGGATGAACATCAAACACCTCGAGCCCCTCCCCGAGAGGGTCAACATCGAGCGCGGTGCCGACGACGAGGCCGTCAAGGCGGCTCTGGAAGAAGCTGGAATCAGCCTCGAATGA
- a CDS encoding 30S ribosomal protein S4 codes for MGDPKRQRKKYETPSHPWIKERLERERVLMRKYALKNKKELWRHETQLKEFRRRARRLLAARGDQAEIERVQLLQRLNRLGLLPADAVLDDVLSLTIEDVLDRRLQTIVYRKGLARTIKQARQLIVHGHIELNGQIIRSPGYLVLKEEEDSITYSKTSPFAREGHPERMVIESARQGGEA; via the coding sequence ATGGGAGACCCCAAGAGACAGAGGAAGAAGTACGAGACGCCCTCTCACCCGTGGATTAAGGAGAGGCTCGAGCGTGAGAGGGTTCTCATGAGGAAGTACGCCCTCAAGAACAAGAAGGAGCTCTGGAGGCACGAAACCCAGCTCAAGGAATTCAGGCGCAGGGCCAGACGTCTCCTCGCTGCCCGTGGGGATCAGGCGGAGATCGAGAGGGTCCAGCTCCTTCAGAGGCTCAACAGGCTGGGACTCCTTCCGGCTGACGCAGTTCTGGACGACGTTCTCTCGCTCACCATTGAGGATGTTCTCGACAGGCGCCTCCAGACCATCGTTTACAGGAAGGGTCTCGCCAGAACCATAAAACAGGCCCGGCAGCTGATAGTCCACGGTCACATCGAGTTGAACGGACAGATCATCCGGTCTCCGGGTTACCTCGTCCTCAAGGAGGAAGAGGACAGCATTACCTACTCGAAGACGTCTCCCTTTGCGAGGGAAGGCCATCCCGAGAGGATGGTCATTGAAAGCGCCAGGCAGGGTGGTGAGGCATGA
- a CDS encoding DNA-directed RNA polymerase subunit N produces MIVPVRCFTCGKVIGDKYYEFKERVEKGEDPEKVLDDLGIERYCCRRTLLSHVELIDQVMVYRVY; encoded by the coding sequence TTGATAGTCCCCGTCAGATGCTTCACGTGTGGAAAGGTCATAGGAGACAAATACTACGAGTTCAAGGAGAGGGTTGAGAAGGGCGAAGACCCCGAGAAGGTACTCGACGACCTCGGGATAGAAAGGTACTGCTGCAGGAGAACCCTGCTGAGCCACGTCGAGCTCATCGATCAGGTAATGGTATACCGCGTATATTGA
- a CDS encoding 30S ribosomal protein S13, whose amino-acid sequence MADFRHIVRVAGVDLDGNKQLRWALTGIRGMGINFTTMVLRTAGIDPYMKTGYLTDEQVKTIEKILEDPVGHGVPAWAVNRPKDYETGRDMHLTTAKLVMAWREDVNRLRRIRAYRGIRHELGLPVRGQRTRSNFRHGSTVGVRRRKK is encoded by the coding sequence ATGGCTGACTTTAGACATATCGTCCGTGTAGCTGGAGTGGATCTGGACGGGAATAAGCAACTGAGATGGGCTCTTACAGGCATCAGGGGAATGGGGATAAACTTTACCACTATGGTGCTCAGGACGGCTGGCATAGACCCCTACATGAAGACCGGCTATCTGACCGACGAGCAGGTCAAAACCATAGAGAAGATCCTCGAGGATCCGGTGGGCCACGGCGTACCCGCCTGGGCGGTCAACAGGCCGAAAGACTACGAGACCGGAAGGGACATGCACCTTACAACGGCCAAGCTCGTCATGGCATGGCGCGAGGATGTGAACAGGCTCAGGAGAATACGCGCCTACAGGGGCATAAGGCACGAGCTTGGACTGCCAGTTAGGGGCCAGAGAACCAGATCGAACTTCAGACATGGTTCCACGGTAGGCGTTAGAAGAAGAAAGAAGTGA
- a CDS encoding class I SAM-dependent methyltransferase — translation MGHYYSENPDVPIREKIVEVYLRGCRFKFVTASGVFSFGKLDRGTELLIENMVLKNGWRVLDLGCGYGAIGVVASRFVGSVVMTDVNRRALSVARKNLKINGVKNAEVRWGNLYEPVKGEKFDSIITNPPVHAGKDVLREIVINAPRHLNDGGLLQLVIKTKQGAKYIKALMDGHFNEVRELARGSGYRVYAGIA, via the coding sequence ATGGGGCACTACTACTCGGAGAACCCCGACGTTCCCATCAGGGAGAAGATCGTGGAGGTGTACCTCAGGGGTTGCAGATTTAAGTTCGTTACCGCAAGCGGTGTCTTCTCCTTTGGAAAGCTCGACAGGGGAACGGAGTTGCTGATAGAGAACATGGTGCTCAAAAATGGCTGGCGTGTTCTCGATCTGGGATGCGGTTACGGGGCCATCGGAGTGGTTGCCTCACGCTTCGTTGGGAGCGTGGTAATGACCGACGTTAACAGAAGGGCCCTGAGCGTGGCGAGGAAAAACTTAAAAATCAACGGCGTTAAAAACGCCGAGGTTCGGTGGGGAAACCTTTATGAACCCGTTAAGGGCGAGAAGTTCGACTCGATAATCACCAACCCCCCGGTGCACGCGGGAAAGGACGTGTTGAGGGAAATAGTTATAAACGCTCCCCGGCATCTCAACGATGGAGGCCTCCTGCAGCTCGTAATAAAAACAAAGCAGGGGGCAAAGTATATTAAGGCCCTGATGGACGGGCACTTCAACGAGGTGAGAGAGCTGGCCCGGGGGAGTGGTTACCGCGTGTATGCCGGGATCGCCTAG
- a CDS encoding 50S ribosomal protein L18e: MVKRTGPTDINLRRLIRYLRKKSNEEGVKIWKDIAWRLERPRRQRAEVNVSRINRYTKEGDTVIVPGSVLGAGNLDHKVTVAAWKFSETARKKIVDAGGEAIAIEELVERNPKGSGVIIME, from the coding sequence ATGGTCAAGAGAACCGGTCCAACAGATATTAACCTGCGGAGACTCATCCGCTATCTCAGAAAGAAGTCGAACGAAGAAGGGGTTAAGATATGGAAGGACATCGCCTGGCGCCTTGAGAGGCCCAGAAGGCAGAGGGCTGAAGTCAACGTCAGCAGGATAAACCGCTACACCAAAGAGGGCGACACCGTCATCGTTCCGGGAAGCGTCCTCGGTGCTGGAAATCTCGATCACAAGGTCACCGTTGCCGCGTGGAAGTTCAGTGAAACCGCAAGGAAGAAGATAGTCGACGCCGGTGGAGAGGCGATAGCTATTGAAGAACTCGTCGAGAGAAACCCGAAGGGTAGTGGAGTAATCATAATGGAGTGA
- a CDS encoding 30S ribosomal protein S9 codes for MRVIQTAGKRKTAIARATIREGKGRVRINHKPVEIIEPEIARFTIMEPLVLAGEEVVGGVDIDVRVSGGGFVGQAEAARVAIARALVEWTNDINLKEKFMKYDRTMLVGDSRRTEPHKPNRSTKGPRAKRQKSYR; via the coding sequence ATGAGGGTCATCCAGACTGCTGGTAAGAGAAAAACGGCCATCGCGAGGGCCACCATCAGGGAAGGAAAGGGTCGCGTCAGGATCAACCACAAACCGGTTGAGATAATCGAGCCAGAGATAGCGCGCTTCACCATAATGGAGCCGCTCGTCCTTGCAGGAGAGGAAGTGGTTGGCGGGGTTGACATAGACGTCAGGGTTAGCGGCGGGGGCTTCGTGGGACAGGCGGAAGCGGCCCGCGTAGCCATAGCGAGGGCCCTCGTGGAATGGACCAACGACATCAACCTCAAGGAAAAGTTTATGAAGTACGACAGGACCATGCTGGTAGGGGACTCGAGGAGAACCGAACCCCACAAGCCCAACCGTTCAACCAAGGGTCCGAGGGCCAAGAGGCAGAAGTCCTACCGCTGA
- a CDS encoding PadR family transcriptional regulator yields the protein MERLKTKVTKEVLWLYILRLLKERPMYAYELKERIKGAFDFEPATVSSYVVLYKLEKDGYVTAEWEEGRTGKPSRKYYRLTPEGERLFEEGVKFLKEMLSRLESDSERENQQK from the coding sequence ATGGAGAGGCTCAAAACCAAGGTAACGAAGGAGGTCCTCTGGTTGTACATCCTGAGGCTATTGAAGGAGAGACCCATGTACGCCTACGAGCTCAAGGAGAGGATAAAAGGGGCCTTTGACTTCGAGCCCGCCACGGTTAGCTCCTACGTCGTCCTCTACAAACTGGAGAAGGATGGATACGTCACCGCGGAATGGGAGGAGGGCAGGACCGGAAAACCATCAAGGAAGTACTACAGACTCACTCCAGAAGGAGAAAGGCTCTTCGAGGAGGGAGTGAAGTTTCTGAAGGAGATGCTCTCAAGGCTGGAGAGCGATTCCGAAAGGGAAAACCAGCAGAAATGA
- a CDS encoding FUN14 domain-containing protein translates to MSFDTSGIVGDVGIGGVAGFLTGFALKKVMKVVTALIGAYLLSLFWLQQKGVITINTDRLFNITGDLTSQIVSLSQKVIGILPGTGAFLAGFYLGFQKG, encoded by the coding sequence ATGAGTTTTGATACGAGCGGAATCGTGGGAGACGTGGGCATCGGGGGAGTGGCGGGCTTCCTTACGGGCTTTGCCCTGAAGAAGGTCATGAAGGTAGTGACGGCCCTGATTGGTGCCTACCTCCTCAGCCTCTTCTGGCTTCAGCAGAAGGGGGTAATAACCATAAACACGGACAGGTTGTTCAACATCACGGGTGACCTGACGTCCCAGATAGTCTCCCTAAGCCAGAAGGTGATCGGCATCCTCCCGGGCACGGGGGCGTTTCTGGCGGGTTTCTACCTCGGCTTCCAAAAAGGTTAA
- a CDS encoding DNA-directed RNA polymerase subunit K, translating into MFEYTRFEKARIIGARALQIAMGAPILIDVPEGITPLDAAMLEFEKGIIPLTVIRPG; encoded by the coding sequence ATGTTCGAGTACACCAGATTTGAGAAGGCCCGCATAATAGGAGCAAGGGCCCTCCAGATAGCAATGGGCGCCCCGATACTCATCGATGTCCCCGAAGGGATCACCCCGCTCGATGCGGCGATGCTTGAGTTTGAGAAGGGGATAATCCCGCTCACCGTAATCAGACCGGGCTGA
- a CDS encoding 50S ribosomal protein L40e, with amino-acid sequence MARFPEAEARIFRKYVCMRCGATNPWKAKKCRKCGYKGLRPKAREPRGGMGR; translated from the coding sequence ATGGCGAGATTCCCTGAGGCTGAGGCCAGAATATTCAGAAAGTACGTCTGCATGCGTTGCGGTGCCACGAACCCGTGGAAAGCCAAAAAGTGCAGAAAGTGTGGTTACAAGGGTCTCCGCCCGAAGGCCAGAGAGCCACGCGGTGGAATGGGACGCTGA